From a single Brassica napus cultivar Da-Ae chromosome C9, Da-Ae, whole genome shotgun sequence genomic region:
- the LOC125592990 gene encoding uncharacterized protein LOC125592990 isoform X2, with protein MRHLKSVGCPLPALKDLTNRDEYLDIAHCMGQLAGAVNRAQLRFENALCAAPNAGELAEVTEMVKAAKTDLDQARVRISELEAEVTRLGSKADAQQGEIESQKLDIQVKSRRINDLEAARKIAEHQVRELIASSRDSQKNKEAEVKLAVREGKKEVAEAYGKILVCVKEKFARKKDEVDALVYAQELQANADLLKDMLNNKIQSVEEEYNQLVALLPEATTAYEKAQVSDFSVSKLPLPQISESSAPVEAAIGGDGNVVDEGVPAGAGDPIQEEKED; from the exons ATGAGGCACCTGAAGAGCGTGGGATGTCCCCTTCCAGCGCTCAAGGACCTGACTAACCGAGATGAGTATCTCGATATTGCCCACTGTATGGGTCAG TTGGCTGGGGCTGTTAACAGGGCCCAGCTCAGGTTTGAGAATGCTCTGTGTGCTGCCCCCAATGCTGGTGAACTTGCTGAGGTTACCGAGATGGTTAAGGCAGCCAAAACCGATCTTGACCAAGCCCGGGTTCGAATTTCTGAACTCGAAGCCGAAGTGACGAGGCTAGGCTCGAAGGCCGATGCTCAGCAAGGAGAGATCGAGAGTCAAAAGCTCGATATCCAGGTGAAGAGCAGGAGGATCAATGATTTAGAGGCTGCTCGAAAGATAGCTGAGCATCAAGTACGTGAGCTCATTGCCTCATCCCGGGATAGCCAGAAGAACAAGGAAGCTGAAGTCAAGCTGGCTGTCAGGGAAGGGAAGAAAGAAGTCGCCGAAGCTTACGGCAAGATCCTGGTCTGTGTTAAGGAGAAGTTTGCTAGGAAGAAAGATGAGGTCGACGCTTTGGTGTACGCTCAGGAGCTCCAAGCTAATGCCGACCTCTTGAAGGATATGCTGAACAACAAGATCCAAAGCGTTGAAGAGGAGTACAACCAATTGGTGGCCTTATTACCAGAAGCGACAACTGCGTATGAGAAGGCTCAAGTCTCTGACTTCTCGGTCAGCAAGCTTCCTCTTCCCCAGATCTCGGAGAGTTCAG CTCCAGTCGAGGCAGCAATAGGAGGTGACGGCAATGTGGTCGATGAGGGAGTTCCTGCCGGTGCTGGTGATCCGATTcaggaagagaaggaagattga
- the LOC125592990 gene encoding uncharacterized protein LOC125592990 isoform X3, producing the protein MRHLKSVGCPLPALKDLTNRDEYLDIAHCMGQLAGAVNRAQLRFENALCAAPNAGELAEVTEMVKAAKTDLDQARVRISELEAEVTRLGSKADAQQGEIESQKLDIQVKSRRINDLEAARKIAEHQVRELIASSRDSQKNKEAEVKLAVREGKKEVAEAYGKILVCVKEKFARKKDEVDALVYAQELQANADLLKDMLNNKIQSVEEEYNQLVALLPEATTAYEKAQVSDFSVSKLPLPQISESSVEAAIGGDGNVVDEGVPAGAGDPIQEEKED; encoded by the exons ATGAGGCACCTGAAGAGCGTGGGATGTCCCCTTCCAGCGCTCAAGGACCTGACTAACCGAGATGAGTATCTCGATATTGCCCACTGTATGGGTCAG TTGGCTGGGGCTGTTAACAGGGCCCAGCTCAGGTTTGAGAATGCTCTGTGTGCTGCCCCCAATGCTGGTGAACTTGCTGAGGTTACCGAGATGGTTAAGGCAGCCAAAACCGATCTTGACCAAGCCCGGGTTCGAATTTCTGAACTCGAAGCCGAAGTGACGAGGCTAGGCTCGAAGGCCGATGCTCAGCAAGGAGAGATCGAGAGTCAAAAGCTCGATATCCAGGTGAAGAGCAGGAGGATCAATGATTTAGAGGCTGCTCGAAAGATAGCTGAGCATCAAGTACGTGAGCTCATTGCCTCATCCCGGGATAGCCAGAAGAACAAGGAAGCTGAAGTCAAGCTGGCTGTCAGGGAAGGGAAGAAAGAAGTCGCCGAAGCTTACGGCAAGATCCTGGTCTGTGTTAAGGAGAAGTTTGCTAGGAAGAAAGATGAGGTCGACGCTTTGGTGTACGCTCAGGAGCTCCAAGCTAATGCCGACCTCTTGAAGGATATGCTGAACAACAAGATCCAAAGCGTTGAAGAGGAGTACAACCAATTGGTGGCCTTATTACCAGAAGCGACAACTGCGTATGAGAAGGCTCAAGTCTCTGACTTCTCGGTCAGCAAGCTTCCTCTTCCCCAGATCTCGGAGAGTTCAG TCGAGGCAGCAATAGGAGGTGACGGCAATGTGGTCGATGAGGGAGTTCCTGCCGGTGCTGGTGATCCGATTcaggaagagaaggaagattga
- the LOC125592990 gene encoding uncharacterized protein LOC125592990 isoform X1 produces the protein MRHLKSVGCPLPALKDLTNRDEYLDIAHCMGQLAGAVNRAQLRFENALCAAPNAGELAEVTEMVKAAKTDLDQARVRISELEAEVTRLGSKADAQQGEIESQKLDIQVKSRRINDLEAARKIAEHQVRELIASSRDSQKNKEAEVKLAVREGKKEVAEAYGKILVCVKEKFARKKDEVDALVYAQELQANADLLKDMLNNKIQSVEEEYNQLVALLPEATTAYEKAQVSDFSVSKLPLPQISESSGTFEINMFNPSFSGEYGSNLGLMAPDLAPVEAAIGGDGNVVDEGVPAGAGDPIQEEKED, from the exons ATGAGGCACCTGAAGAGCGTGGGATGTCCCCTTCCAGCGCTCAAGGACCTGACTAACCGAGATGAGTATCTCGATATTGCCCACTGTATGGGTCAG TTGGCTGGGGCTGTTAACAGGGCCCAGCTCAGGTTTGAGAATGCTCTGTGTGCTGCCCCCAATGCTGGTGAACTTGCTGAGGTTACCGAGATGGTTAAGGCAGCCAAAACCGATCTTGACCAAGCCCGGGTTCGAATTTCTGAACTCGAAGCCGAAGTGACGAGGCTAGGCTCGAAGGCCGATGCTCAGCAAGGAGAGATCGAGAGTCAAAAGCTCGATATCCAGGTGAAGAGCAGGAGGATCAATGATTTAGAGGCTGCTCGAAAGATAGCTGAGCATCAAGTACGTGAGCTCATTGCCTCATCCCGGGATAGCCAGAAGAACAAGGAAGCTGAAGTCAAGCTGGCTGTCAGGGAAGGGAAGAAAGAAGTCGCCGAAGCTTACGGCAAGATCCTGGTCTGTGTTAAGGAGAAGTTTGCTAGGAAGAAAGATGAGGTCGACGCTTTGGTGTACGCTCAGGAGCTCCAAGCTAATGCCGACCTCTTGAAGGATATGCTGAACAACAAGATCCAAAGCGTTGAAGAGGAGTACAACCAATTGGTGGCCTTATTACCAGAAGCGACAACTGCGTATGAGAAGGCTCAAGTCTCTGACTTCTCGGTCAGCAAGCTTCCTCTTCCCCAGATCTCGGAGAGTTCAGGTACTTTCGAGATtaacatgtttaatccatccTTTTCTGGGGAGTATGGCTCTAATTTGGGTTTGATGGCTCCTGACTTAGCTCCAGTCGAGGCAGCAATAGGAGGTGACGGCAATGTGGTCGATGAGGGAGTTCCTGCCGGTGCTGGTGATCCGATTcaggaagagaaggaagattga
- the LOC106366389 gene encoding uncharacterized protein LOC106366389: MQRNIRGPPKNLTEKVSIDDSNPEKHVSIGSELPLETKKELVEFLKQNIKTFAWTTSDMKGIDANVTTHKLNVDPTFKPIKQKRRKLGLEKAQAVNDEVDRLTKAGSIREVQYPDWLANPVVVKKKNGKWRICVDFTDLNKACPKDSFPLPHIDRLVEATAGHKLLSFMDAFSGYNQIMMDPEDQEKTAFITERGTYCYKVMPFGLKNAGATYQRLVNKMFAGQLGKTMEVYIDDMLVKSSKGEDHISHLRECFEILNKYDMKLNPAKCTFGVPSGEFLGYLVTERGIEANPKQIATFLEMPSPKTTREVQRLTGRIAALNRFISRSTDKCLPFYKLLKNNKKFLWDEKCEEAFKQLKAYLSEPPILSKPVVGEPLYLYLAVSAAAVSGVLVREEQNEQRPVYYISKSLIDAETRYPTMEKLALAVVTAARKLRPYFQSHSIIVMTSQPLRTILHSPSQSGRLAKWAIELSEYDIEYRPRAAAKAQVLADFVIELASEHLDQETEVPKWSLYVDGASSRQGSGVGLRLTSSAGETIEQSYRLGFNASNNEAEYEALIAGLKLALSLGIRELNAYSDSQLVASQFHGEYETRDERMGAYLEVVLNLTKQFDKFELTRIPRGENSSADALAALASTSDPLVKRIIPVEGIEKPSIDIATKAEMDSKPKEKIEDNSLPTVATQVFTTFWFPKTRTRSFRKRTSRKATQNPENNDKSEGTHRSSDSLEPNSTSTSGGTIQTSEPLVYKVQTRSRTALKNASRNATQTTGDNEEIGDIPQNPEPTPTNISGGTTAPGPEQESPSSLHNKVVGREDWRIPIMDYILEGKIPPNKWEARKLKALAARYCIIESALHKRSVSGPYLKCVHGLVAMKLMKEMHDGSCGNHSGGRALAIRIKRQGYFWPTIIADCEVYSSSCDKCQRHAPIIHQPAEKLSNISAPYPFMRWSMDIIGPLVPSGKGKKLLNLLVLTDYFTKWIEAEAFQQINRFEVEGFVWKNIVCRHGVPYEIVTDNGGQFISHDFKSFCDKWNIRLTFSSPRRPQGNGQAEAANKSVLANLKKRLGAQKELWSEKLPEVLWACRTTPRKATEETPFSLAYGMEAVVPAETTAGSLRRELCTSNPAANNQLLMDSLDLIEERRDQALLRIQNYQQAMARHYNSKVRPRQFAVGDLVLRKVFEGTKEPGAGKLGTNWEGPYRIIHIVRPGVYKLQKVRTGVPEIRSWNATNLKRYYH; encoded by the coding sequence ATGCAACGAAATATCCGAGGTCCCCCTAAGAACCTCACCGAAAAAGTTAGCATCGACGACTCAAATCCTGAGAAACATGTGAGCATCGGATCCGAGCTACCTCTCGAAACCAAAAAGGAGCTCGTCGAATTCCTAAAACAGAATATCAAAACCTTTGCATGGACCACCAGCGACATGAAAGGCATAGATGCAAATGTCACCACTCATAAGCTCAATGTAGACCCTACTTTTAAACCGATCAAACAGAAACGTCGTAagctaggtctagaaaaagccCAAGCTGTCAACGACGAGGTCGATCGACTAACAAAGGCCGGGTCCATCCGAGAGGTACAATACCCCGATTGGCTAGCTAACCCAGTGGtagtaaaaaagaagaatgggAAATGGAGAATCTGTGTAGACTTCACCGATTTAAACAAAGCCTGTCCTAAGGACAGCTTCCCGTTACCTCATATCGATCGTTTGGTCGAAGCAACGGCTGGACACAAGCTCTTGTCCTTTATGGATGCCTTTTCAGGatataaccagattatgatggaTCCTGAGGATCAAGAGAAAACCGCATTCATAACTGAACGAGGAACCTATTGTTACAAGGTCATGCCGTTTGGTTTGAAAAACGCGGGAGCTACCTATCAAAGgttagtaaataaaatgttcgctggacaactcggaaaaaccatggaagtctacatcgacgacatgttagTCAAATCCTCAAAGGGGGAGGACCACATCTCCCATCTAAGAGAATGTTTCGAAATCCTCAACAAATACGACATGAAGCTAAACCCAGCTAAGTGTACCTTCGGAGTACCTTCCGGCGAATTCCTAGGTTACCTCGTAACCGAAAGAGGCATCGAAGCCAACCCGAAACAAATAGCGACATTCCTGGAAATGCCATCACCTAAAACGACCAGAGAGGTACAAAGATTGACCGGACGGATCGCAGCACTAAATCGATTCATCTCCAGGTCCACCGATAAATGCCTTCCATTCTATAAACTtctgaaaaataataagaagttCTTATGGGATGAAAAGTGCGAAGAAGCCTTCAAACAGCTGAAGGCTTACCTCTCGGAACCTCCGATACTATCCAAACCTGTAGTAGGAGAACCACTGTACCTGTACCTCGCCGTGTCGGCAGCTGCAGTCAGCGGAGtgctagtacgagaggaacaaaACGAACAGAGACCTGTCTATTATATTAGCAAAAGCTTAATAGACGCCGAGACGAGATATCCCACCATGGAAAAACTAGCCCTAGCAGTCGTGACAGCTGCCAGGAAGCTGCGACCTTATTTCCAATCGCACTCGATCATCGTAATGACCTCACAACCATTACGgacgattctgcatagcccTAGCCAATCCGGACGATTAGCAAAATGGGCTATAGAGCTCAGCGAGTACGACATCGAGTACAGACCCCGAGCAGCAGCAAAAGCTCAGGTCCTCGCCGATTTCGTTATTGAGCTAGCATCCGAACATCTAGACCAGGAAACAGAGGTTCCGAAATGGAGCCTATACGTGGACGGAGCCTCGTCAAGGCAAGGCTCCGGTGTCGGTTTAAGACTAACCTCCTCAGCCGGAGAAACCATCGAACAATCCTATAGACTTGGATTTAACGCTTCCAACAACGAGGCCGAGTACGAAGCACTAATCGCTGGATTAAAGCTCGCCCTGAGCCTCGGAATTCGGGAGCTAAACGCCTACAGCGACTCGCAGCTGGTAGCTAGCCAGTTTCACGGGGAATACGAAACAAGGGACGAAAGAATGGGGGCATACCTCGAGGTCGTCCTAAACCTCACAAAGCAGTTTGACAAGTTCGAGCTAACGAGGATCCCACGAGGGGAGAACTCCTCAGCAGACGCGCTCGCCGCATTAGCTTCCACATCCGACCCTCTCGTAAAACGAATTATACCCGTGGAAGGAATCGAGAAGCCAAGTATCGACATAGCTACCAAGGCTGAGATGGATAGCAAAccaaaggaaaaaatagaggatAACAGCCTCCCGACGGTAGCTACCCAAGTTTTCACGACATTCTGGTTCCCGAAAACTAGAACACGCAGCTTTAGAAAGCGCACCTCCAGGAAAGCAACCCAGAACCCGGAAAACAACGACAAAAGTGAAGGTACTCACCGAAGTTCAGACTCCCTAGAGCCTAACTCTACGAGTACCTCCGGAGGCACCATCCAGACCTCGGAGCCACTTGTCTATAAAGTCCAAACAAGAAGCCGCACCGCTCTTAAAAACGCATCTAGGAACGCTACACAAACCACAGGGGATAACGAGGAAATTGGAGATATTCCTCAGAACCCAGAACCTACTCCAACGAATATCTCCGGGGGCACCACGGCACCAGGTCCCGAACAGGAATCTCCCTCCtctcttcacaacaaagttgtaGGGAGAGAAGACTGGAGAATACCGATCATGGATTACATCCTAGAGGGAAAAATTCCACCCAACAAGTGGGAGGCTCGAAAACTcaaagccttagcagcaagatACTGTATAATCGAGTCAGCCCTCCACAAACGAAGTGTCTCCGGACCTTACCTAAAATGCGTTCACGGCCTAGTAGCTATGAAACTCATGAAGGAAATGCACGACGGTTCCTGTGGAAACCATTCCGGAGGCAGAGCCTTAGCCATCCGAATAAAAAGACAAGGCTACTTCTGGCCTACCATTATCGCAGATTGTGAGGTCTACTCCTCATCGTGCgacaaatgccaaaggcatgcaccGATCATACACCAACCAGCGGAAAAGCTGTCTAACATATCAGCTCCCTACCCATTCATGAGGTGGTCTATGGACATTATAGGTCCATTGGTACCTTCAGGGAAAGGAAAGAAGTTACTAAACCTCCTGGTCCTAACCGACTACTTCACGAAATGGATTGAAGCTGAAGCTTTCCAACAAATAAACAGATTCGAGGTCGAAGGATTTGTTTGGAAAAACATCGTATGCAGGCATGGCGTCccatacgaaatcgtaaccgacaaTGGAGGACAGTTCATATCCCACGACTTCAAAAGTTTCTGCGATAAATGGAACATCCGCCTCACCTTCTCATCACCTCGGCGACCTCAAGGGAACGGACAGGCGGAGGCTGCTAACAAATCAGTTTTAGCAAACCTCAAGAAACGCCTAGGAGCCCAAAAGGAGCTTTGGTCGGAAAAACTACCCGAAGTACTATGGGCCTGCCGAACCACCCCACGAAAAGCTACAGAGGAAACTCCCTTCTCCTTAGCTTACGGGATGGAAGCTGTCGTCCCAGCAGAAACCACCGCAGGTAGCCTCAGACGGGAGCTCTGCACCTCAAATCCCGCAGCTAATAACCAGCTCCTGATGGATAGCCTCGACCTGATCGAGGAAAGACGAGACCAAGCCTTGCTTCGCATTCAAAATTATCAGCAAGCAATGGCACGACACTACAATTCCAAAGTAAGGCCCCGACAGTTCGCCGTAGGGGACCTAGTGCTTAGGAAAGTGTTCGAAGGAACAAaagaaccgggagctggaaAGTTAGGaaccaactgggaaggaccctaccgAATTATCCACATAGTACGACCCGGAGTTTACAAACTCCAGAAGGTACGAACCGGGGTACCTGAAATCCGATCGTGGAACGCCACGAACCTCAAAAGATACTATCATTAG
- the LOC106366390 gene encoding pyruvate dehydrogenase E1 component subunit beta-1, mitochondrial — MWGILRQRGIDGGGLSLRRTRSASVSARSYAAGSKEMTVRDALNSAIDEEMSADPKVFVMGEEVGQYQGAYKITKGLLEKYGPERVYDTPITEAGFTGIGVGAAYAGLKPVVEFMTFNFSMQAIDHIINSAAKSNYMSAGQINVPIVFRGPNGAAAGVGAQHSQCYAAWYASVPGLKVLAPYSAEDARGLLKAAIRDPDPVVFLENELLYGESFPISEEALDSSFCLPIGKAKIERQGKDVTIVTFSKMVGFALKAAEKLAEEGISAEVINLRSIRPLDRATINASVRKTSRLVTVEEGFPQHGVCAEICASVVEESFSYLDAPVERIAGADVPMPYAANLERLALPQVEDIVRAAKRACYRSK, encoded by the exons ATGTGGGGAATCTTGAGGCAAAGAGGCATTGATGGAGGCGGCTTG TCTCTGAGGAGGACACGATCCGCATCGGTTTCCGCAAGGAGCTACGCAGCTGGGTCAAAAGAG ATGACAGTCAGAGATGCCCTGAATTCTGCAATTGATGAGGAGATGTCTGCAGATCCAAAAGTATTTGTCATGGGTGAAGAG GTTGGACAATATCAAGGTGCCTACAAG ATCACTAAAGGACTTTTGGAGAAATATGGTCCTGAGAGGGTTTATGATACCCCTATTACGGAG GCTGGATTCACTGGAATTGGAGTTGGTGCCGCCTATGCTGGCTTAAAGCCTGTTGTAGAATTTATGACGTTTAACTTTTCAATGCAG GCAATTGATCATATCATTAATTCTGCTGCGAAGTCAAATTACATGTCTGCTGGACAGATAAATGTACCCATCGTCTTTAGAGGACCCAATGGTGCTGCTGCTGGTGTTGGTGCTCAGCATTCTCAG TGCTATGCTGCCTGGTACGCCTCAGTTCCTGGTTTGAAAGTTCTCGCTCCATATTCAGCTGAAGATGCTCGTGGTCTTCTTAAAGCTGCCATTAGAGACCCTGACCCTGTTGTCTTCCTTGAAAACGAGTTACT ATATGGTGAATCATTTCCAATTTCAGAAGAAGCACTGGATTCAAGTTTCTGTCTTCCCATAGGCAAAGCCAAG ATTGAACGACAAGGAAAGGATGTAACAATAGTAACTTTCTCGAAGATGGTCGGTTTTGCCCTCAAG GCAGCTGAGAAGCTCGCAGAAGAGGGAATAAGTGCTGAG GTAATAAATCTGCGGTCAATCCGTCCGCTAGACAGAGCAACCATCAATGCTTCAGTGAGAAAAACAAGTAGATTGGTAACAGTTGAAGAAGGCTTCCCTCAGCATGGAGTCTGTGCAGAAATCTG TGCGTCGGTTGTGGAGGAGAGCTTTTCATACTTGGATGCACCGGTCGAGAGGATAGCAGGAGCTGATGTACCAATGCCTTATGCAGCCAACCTAGAGAGATTGGCTCTTCCTCAGGTAGAGGATATCGTTCGAGCAGCCAAGAGAGCTTGTTACAGatccaaatga